The Bradyrhizobium ottawaense genome window below encodes:
- a CDS encoding Rieske (2Fe-2S) protein encodes MARHVIAPVDELPPGTRKFLEIDGRPIAVFNIKGEYFGLMNRCPHQGAALCEGPLIGLAQSKEPGEIEYTKLGEIIRCPWHGWEFDIRTGQSYCDPRRFRVKAYPAHVEPGASVVKGPYVAETIPVKVESDYVVVEL; translated from the coding sequence ATGGCGCGGCATGTGATCGCGCCGGTCGACGAACTGCCGCCGGGGACGCGAAAATTTCTGGAGATCGACGGGCGGCCGATCGCGGTCTTCAACATCAAGGGTGAATATTTCGGTCTGATGAACCGTTGCCCGCATCAGGGCGCGGCGCTGTGCGAGGGCCCGCTGATCGGTCTCGCGCAGTCGAAGGAGCCCGGCGAGATCGAGTATACAAAACTCGGCGAGATCATCCGCTGCCCCTGGCACGGCTGGGAGTTCGACATCCGCACCGGTCAGTCCTATTGCGATCCCCGCCGCTTCCGCGTGAAGGCCTACCCGGCCCATGTCGAGCCGGGTGCGAGCGTCGTGAAGGGGCCGTATGTCGCGGAGACGATCCCGGTGAAGGTCGAGAGCGATTACGTGGTGGTGGAGTTGTAG
- a CDS encoding acyl-CoA dehydrogenase family protein has protein sequence MHKPAPAQPRNVAAEQSGLLAPDTTGMNFYRADPALTDLLRIHLPENLFRHIEPHLDRLGELAGGRLDDCARLADRHTPVLHQRDKFGRDVQWIEYHPAYRELENAAFGEFGIHALSIRKGIMGWPDKYPVVAKHAFTFLFNQTEFGMGCPINVTDGCAKLLANFGSEALKAKYLDGLTQTDMSRLTQGGQFMTEKEGGSDVGTLTTRAVQEGDHWRLTGEKWFCSNADAEVVMLLARPEGAGPGTRGVGLFLMPRFLDDGAQNHYRIVRLKDKLGTRSMASGEIKLEGAIAYAVGKLDRGFVQMAEMVNSSRLSNGVKSTALMRRAYHDAMTVATNRVVFGQRIIDLPLGRRQMLKIMLPVEQALSMSFLTADALDRAEAGSQDAAALLRILTPTLKFRATRDARKVCGDALEMRGGIGYIEEFATPRLLRDAHLGSVWEGTGNIVAIDALRRAVGRHGAESALAADLHARLDDSASVPQAWRDKLRGFVDRAVGFAREVAATSENEADARRATSLLYHVASAVALAWEAHRIHEMRGDARRLLLSRLVIDHRVAPSDPFRLTENATQARIAALLLGDSSAGMSEVGELVLAA, from the coding sequence ATGCATAAGCCGGCCCCAGCGCAGCCAAGGAATGTCGCGGCCGAGCAGTCCGGTCTGCTGGCGCCCGACACCACAGGCATGAACTTCTACCGCGCCGATCCCGCGCTGACCGACCTGCTGCGTATCCATCTGCCGGAAAATCTGTTCCGCCATATCGAGCCGCATCTCGATCGCCTCGGCGAACTCGCCGGAGGCCGCCTCGACGACTGCGCGCGGCTTGCCGACCGTCATACGCCGGTGCTGCACCAGCGCGACAAGTTCGGCCGCGACGTGCAGTGGATCGAATATCACCCGGCTTATCGCGAACTGGAGAACGCGGCGTTCGGCGAGTTCGGCATCCACGCGCTCTCGATCCGCAAGGGCATCATGGGCTGGCCGGACAAATATCCTGTCGTCGCCAAGCACGCCTTCACGTTTCTTTTCAACCAGACCGAATTCGGCATGGGGTGCCCGATCAACGTCACCGATGGCTGCGCCAAGCTGCTGGCAAATTTCGGCAGCGAGGCGCTGAAGGCGAAATATCTGGACGGCCTGACCCAGACCGACATGAGCAGGTTGACGCAAGGCGGCCAGTTCATGACCGAGAAGGAGGGCGGCTCCGACGTCGGCACGCTGACCACGCGCGCCGTGCAGGAGGGCGACCATTGGCGCCTCACTGGCGAAAAATGGTTCTGCTCGAATGCCGACGCTGAGGTCGTGATGCTGCTGGCGCGCCCCGAGGGCGCTGGCCCCGGCACGCGCGGCGTCGGCCTGTTCCTGATGCCGCGCTTCCTCGACGACGGCGCGCAGAACCACTACCGGATCGTGCGTCTCAAGGACAAGCTCGGCACCCGCTCGATGGCCTCCGGCGAGATCAAGCTCGAAGGCGCCATCGCCTACGCGGTCGGCAAGCTCGACCGCGGCTTCGTGCAGATGGCCGAGATGGTGAATTCGTCGCGGCTCTCCAACGGCGTCAAATCCACCGCGCTGATGCGCCGCGCCTATCATGATGCGATGACGGTCGCGACAAACCGCGTCGTGTTCGGCCAGCGCATCATCGACCTGCCGCTCGGCCGGCGCCAGATGCTGAAGATCATGCTGCCGGTCGAGCAGGCGCTGTCGATGAGCTTCCTGACTGCGGACGCGCTCGACCGCGCCGAGGCCGGCAGCCAGGATGCGGCGGCATTGTTGCGGATCCTGACGCCGACCCTGAAATTCCGCGCCACGCGCGATGCGCGAAAGGTCTGCGGCGATGCGCTCGAGATGCGCGGCGGCATCGGCTACATCGAGGAATTCGCGACGCCGCGCCTGCTGCGCGATGCGCATCTCGGCTCGGTCTGGGAAGGCACCGGCAATATCGTCGCGATCGATGCGCTCAGGCGCGCAGTCGGCCGGCATGGTGCGGAATCCGCGCTCGCGGCCGATCTGCATGCGCGGCTCGACGACAGCGCTTCCGTGCCGCAGGCCTGGCGCGACAAGCTGCGCGGCTTCGTCGATCGTGCCGTCGGCTTCGCGCGCGAGGTTGCGGCGACATCCGAGAACGAGGCCGATGCGCGTCGTGCGACGAGCCTGCTCTATCATGTCGCCAGCGCCGTCGCTCTCGCCTGGGAGGCACATCGCATCCACGAGATGCGCGGCGATGCGCGCCGGCTGCTGTTGTCGCGGCTGGTGATCGACCATCGGGTGGCACCGAGCGATCCGTTCCGGCTCACGGAAAATGCCACGCAGGCCAGGATCGCCGCGCTGCTGCTTGGCGACAGCTCAGCCGGCATGAGCGAGGTTGGCGAACTGGTTCTGGCAGCGTAG
- a CDS encoding amidohydrolase family protein, with amino-acid sequence MNIQFRESQEAASPLTVKTAIADCDIHPARATRTELYPYLAKRWQHHLEVYGVHAYQGMMEGPPYPKAQPNASRRDAYPPEGGPQGSSLSFMQKQLLDPNNVQLGVLNPLNTGQGIRNHELSAALCSAINDWQIDKWTSKDKRLKASIVVGNEDGLSAAAEIRERAGDKNFVQVLLLSRNVEPLGQRRYWPIYQAAEEAGLPVGVHAFGFGGNPITPSGWPSYYIEEMVGHSQCQQSALASLVLEGVFERFPKLKMVMIEAGFGWAPSLAWRLDKTWQRLRSEVPHVKRPPSEYIREQVWWTTQPMEDPESREDLFDVINWIGWDRLLFATDYPHWDYDEPSRVLPAGVSEANREAFYLGNARALYGIG; translated from the coding sequence ATGAATATCCAATTCCGCGAGAGCCAAGAAGCCGCTTCCCCACTGACCGTCAAAACCGCGATCGCGGACTGCGACATCCATCCGGCACGCGCCACCCGCACCGAGCTTTATCCCTATCTCGCCAAACGCTGGCAGCATCATCTCGAAGTCTACGGCGTCCATGCCTATCAGGGCATGATGGAAGGCCCGCCCTATCCGAAGGCCCAGCCCAACGCCTCGCGCCGCGATGCCTATCCGCCTGAAGGCGGCCCGCAGGGCTCCTCGCTGTCCTTCATGCAGAAGCAACTGCTCGATCCCAACAACGTGCAGCTGGGTGTGCTCAATCCGCTCAACACCGGGCAGGGCATCCGCAATCACGAACTCTCGGCCGCTTTGTGTTCGGCGATCAACGACTGGCAGATCGACAAATGGACCAGCAAGGACAAGCGGCTGAAAGCCTCGATCGTCGTCGGCAATGAGGACGGGCTGTCGGCCGCCGCCGAAATCCGCGAGCGCGCCGGCGACAAGAACTTCGTGCAGGTGCTGCTGCTCAGCCGCAATGTCGAGCCGCTCGGCCAGCGCCGTTACTGGCCGATCTACCAGGCCGCGGAGGAAGCCGGCCTTCCCGTCGGCGTCCACGCCTTCGGCTTCGGCGGCAATCCGATCACGCCGTCGGGCTGGCCGTCCTATTACATCGAGGAGATGGTGGGTCACTCGCAATGCCAGCAATCGGCGCTAGCGAGTCTTGTTTTGGAAGGCGTGTTCGAGCGCTTCCCGAAACTGAAGATGGTGATGATCGAGGCCGGCTTCGGCTGGGCGCCGTCGCTGGCCTGGCGGCTCGACAAGACCTGGCAGCGCCTGCGCAGCGAGGTGCCGCATGTGAAGCGGCCGCCGTCGGAGTATATTCGCGAGCAGGTGTGGTGGACGACGCAGCCGATGGAGGATCCTGAAAGCCGCGAGGATCTGTTCGACGTCATCAACTGGATCGGCTGGGATCGCCTGTTGTTTGCGACCGACTATCCGCATTGGGATTACGACGAGCCGTCGCGCGTGTTGCCGGCGGGTGTCAGCGAGGCCAATCGCGAGGCGTTCTACCTCGGCAATGCGCGCGCGCTGTACGGGATTGGTTGA
- a CDS encoding GNAT family N-acetyltransferase, which translates to MSTLRLEDLKQYSDTLRTRDGTALNVRFVEPRDTDELQHYFRSLSTRSRYNRFFGAISELPKGLLHDFLQVGERERFSVVATMMVDGFETIVAEARYALHAETATLEFGLSVHDRWQGHGIATALMKNLECRAAALGAEHMFGDTLRSNETMVSLARKSGFAFVNHPDDWKLVRFGKEIAVAPKDIPCASWRLAALSRQAESPSASV; encoded by the coding sequence ATGAGCACTCTCCGCCTCGAAGACCTCAAGCAATATTCGGACACGCTGCGCACTCGCGATGGCACGGCGCTCAACGTCCGTTTCGTCGAGCCGCGCGACACCGACGAGCTGCAGCACTATTTCCGCTCGCTCTCGACCCGCTCCCGCTACAATCGTTTCTTCGGCGCCATCAGTGAGCTTCCGAAAGGGCTGCTGCATGACTTCCTTCAGGTCGGCGAGCGCGAACGTTTCTCCGTGGTTGCGACCATGATGGTCGACGGCTTCGAGACCATCGTCGCCGAGGCGCGCTATGCGCTGCACGCCGAAACCGCGACGCTCGAATTCGGCCTGTCGGTCCATGATCGCTGGCAGGGCCACGGCATCGCCACCGCGCTGATGAAGAATCTCGAATGCCGCGCGGCTGCGCTCGGCGCCGAGCACATGTTCGGCGACACGCTGCGCTCCAACGAGACCATGGTCTCGCTCGCGCGCAAATCCGGTTTCGCCTTCGTCAATCATCCCGATGACTGGAAGCTGGTGCGCTTCGGCAAGGAGATCGCGGTCGCGCCGAAAGACATTCCCTGCGCAAGCTGGCGCCTCGCCGCCCTTTCCCGTCAGGCCGAAAGCCCCTCAGCCTCGGTTTGA
- a CDS encoding transcriptional regulator GcvA, whose amino-acid sequence MTARLPSLNGLRAFEAAARHLSFTLAASELNVTQTAISHQIRRLEEDLGIRLFIRQNRALALTPEARDYLPGVRAAFNDLRLATDRLLRKDDDKVLTVSTLASLAAKWLLPRLTDFQEQHPGIDVRITTSTSFVDFQRDNVDAAIRYGRGQWPGLRADWLMADELFPVCSPSLLRGDKPLRRPEDLGNHPLLHTSSANSDDWRLWLTAAGLPADIARHPGITFDMIFMTIQAAIDGIGVAMGRTSYVQDDIAKGRLVVPFKIALPADAGFYLVAPEGRREAPKLTAFRQWMLAATQNKA is encoded by the coding sequence ATGACTGCCAGATTGCCGTCCCTGAACGGATTGCGGGCGTTCGAAGCCGCCGCGCGCCATCTCAGCTTCACGCTGGCGGCAAGCGAGCTGAACGTGACGCAGACCGCGATCAGCCATCAGATCCGCAGGCTCGAGGAGGATCTCGGCATCCGCCTGTTCATCCGGCAGAACCGTGCGCTGGCCCTGACGCCGGAGGCGCGGGACTACCTGCCGGGCGTCCGCGCTGCCTTCAACGACCTCCGGCTTGCGACCGACCGGTTGCTGCGCAAGGACGACGACAAGGTGCTGACGGTCTCGACGCTGGCCTCGCTCGCCGCAAAATGGCTGTTGCCGCGGCTAACGGATTTCCAGGAGCAGCATCCCGGCATCGACGTTCGTATCACCACCTCGACCAGCTTCGTCGACTTCCAGCGCGACAATGTCGATGCCGCCATCCGCTACGGCCGCGGCCAATGGCCGGGCCTGCGCGCCGACTGGCTGATGGCGGATGAGCTGTTTCCGGTGTGCAGTCCGTCGCTATTGCGTGGCGACAAGCCACTGCGCCGGCCCGAAGACCTGGGAAACCATCCGCTGCTGCACACCTCGAGCGCCAACAGCGACGATTGGCGGCTTTGGCTGACCGCGGCGGGCCTGCCGGCCGACATCGCGAGGCACCCCGGCATCACCTTCGACATGATCTTCATGACCATCCAGGCCGCGATCGATGGCATCGGCGTGGCGATGGGACGGACCTCCTACGTCCAGGACGACATCGCCAAGGGCCGCCTCGTGGTCCCCTTCAAGATCGCGCTGCCGGCCGACGCCGGCTTCTACCTGGTCGCGCCCGAGGGCCGCCGCGAAGCGCCGAAGCTGACCGCATTCCGTCAATGGATGCTCGCTGCGACGCAAAATAAAGCCTGA
- a CDS encoding enoyl-CoA hydratase, protein MTTETVIDTGTNELLCVIRDRVAVITLNRPEARNSLSDTLTPALRTMIRTCGENPDVGALLLTGAGEAFCAGGNVKGMGAHRDPRKLEMSFDDKVADLQERQRLLTGALVSVRKPTIAALPGPAVGAGLAIAMACDIRIAAQSAFVATGYARIALSGDYGIAWLLTRLVGTARARELMFTGDRVDAVRAEAIGLVNRVVPDDRLQAEAFALAKSLAEGPRLALRYMKDNLDEAVLFDFETARDHEAERLVRLTTTADHKEAVQAFIEKRKAVFTGK, encoded by the coding sequence ATGACCACCGAAACCGTCATCGACACCGGCACCAATGAACTCCTCTGCGTCATCCGCGACCGCGTCGCGGTGATCACGCTGAACCGGCCGGAGGCGCGCAATTCGCTGTCGGACACGCTGACGCCGGCGCTGCGCACGATGATCCGGACCTGCGGCGAGAATCCCGATGTCGGCGCGCTCTTGCTCACCGGCGCCGGCGAAGCGTTCTGCGCCGGCGGCAACGTCAAGGGCATGGGCGCGCATCGCGACCCGAGGAAGCTCGAAATGTCGTTCGACGACAAGGTCGCCGATCTGCAGGAGCGGCAGCGGCTGCTCACCGGCGCGCTGGTGTCGGTGCGCAAGCCGACCATCGCTGCCCTCCCCGGCCCCGCGGTCGGCGCCGGGCTTGCCATCGCGATGGCCTGCGACATCCGCATCGCCGCGCAATCGGCCTTCGTCGCCACCGGCTATGCCCGCATTGCGCTCTCCGGCGATTACGGCATCGCCTGGCTGCTCACCCGTCTCGTCGGCACCGCGCGGGCGCGCGAGCTGATGTTCACCGGCGATCGCGTCGATGCGGTGCGGGCCGAAGCGATCGGCCTCGTCAACCGCGTCGTGCCCGATGACAGGCTGCAAGCCGAAGCCTTCGCGCTGGCCAAGTCGCTCGCCGAAGGCCCGCGCCTGGCGCTGCGCTACATGAAGGACAATCTCGACGAAGCCGTGCTGTTCGACTTCGAAACCGCGCGCGACCACGAAGCCGAACGGCTGGTGCGCCTGACCACGACCGCGGATCACAAGGAGGCCGTGCAGGCCTTCATCGAGAAGCGTAAGGCAGTGTTCACGGGAAAATAG
- a CDS encoding Zn-dependent alcohol dehydrogenase, with product MKAAVLYEVNQPLVIEDVSLPKPGPREVLIRTTVAGLCHSDLHFMEGLYPHPLPAVLGHESAGVVEQVGSDVTYVKPGDHVVTCLSVFCGTCDNCTTGRTVLCTDTTVKLLPGASNRMQWSKPEKLHQFLNLSSFAEQMLVHENAIVKIRKEMPLDLAALIGCGVITGYGAVVNTAKVTAGETVAVIGCGGVGMAAINGAQIAGAGRIIAIDTNPAKLQLATKLGATDIINPADGDVVKQVRDLTNGGVHHSFEVLGRKETAEQAFGMLASGGTATIVGMIPFGQKIELHGFDFLRERRIQGSSMGSNHFRVDMPRLVDFYLRGRLHLEDWISAKLKLSEINEGFANMKAGKTLRSVIVFDS from the coding sequence ATGAAGGCCGCCGTCCTCTATGAAGTCAACCAGCCGCTCGTCATCGAGGACGTCAGCCTGCCGAAGCCGGGCCCGCGCGAAGTCCTGATCCGCACCACGGTCGCCGGGCTCTGTCACTCCGACCTGCATTTCATGGAAGGGCTCTATCCGCATCCGCTGCCCGCGGTGCTCGGCCACGAGTCCGCCGGCGTGGTCGAGCAGGTCGGCTCCGATGTCACTTACGTCAAGCCGGGTGACCACGTCGTCACTTGCCTGTCGGTGTTCTGCGGCACCTGCGACAACTGCACCACGGGCCGCACCGTGCTCTGCACCGACACCACCGTGAAGTTGCTGCCGGGCGCCTCAAACCGGATGCAGTGGTCCAAGCCTGAGAAGCTGCACCAGTTCCTCAATCTGTCGTCCTTTGCAGAACAGATGCTGGTGCACGAGAACGCGATCGTCAAGATCCGGAAAGAAATGCCGCTCGATCTAGCCGCGCTGATCGGCTGCGGCGTCATCACCGGCTATGGTGCGGTGGTGAATACCGCGAAGGTGACGGCCGGCGAGACCGTGGCCGTGATCGGCTGCGGCGGTGTCGGCATGGCCGCGATCAACGGCGCGCAGATCGCGGGCGCCGGCCGCATCATCGCCATCGACACCAATCCGGCAAAACTCCAGCTCGCGACCAAGCTGGGTGCGACCGACATCATCAACCCCGCCGACGGCGACGTCGTGAAGCAGGTGCGCGATCTCACCAATGGCGGCGTGCATCATTCCTTCGAGGTGCTCGGCCGCAAGGAGACCGCCGAGCAGGCATTCGGCATGCTCGCCTCCGGCGGCACCGCCACCATCGTCGGCATGATCCCGTTCGGCCAGAAGATCGAGCTGCACGGTTTCGATTTCCTGCGCGAGCGCCGGATCCAGGGCTCCTCGATGGGCTCGAACCATTTTCGCGTCGACATGCCGCGCCTGGTTGACTTCTACCTGCGCGGACGGCTGCATCTGGAGGACTGGATCTCGGCGAAATTGAAGCTGTCCGAGATCAACGAGGGCTTTGCCAACATGAAAGCCGGCAAGACGCTGCGCAGCGTGATCGTGTTCGACAGCTAG
- a CDS encoding amidohydrolase family protein, whose product MASLIAGGVDCDVHPAVPHLTSLLPHLNDYWRDQVTTRGMVDLISQSYPPSSPITARPDWRPESGKPGESLDDMQRHVLDPFQLSYAICNPLYGVQMVFSEDLQAAFCRALNDWLAKEWLDRDKRLRGSIVIPTQSVEKAVAEIERCAHDKRFVQVLMLVMGDTPLGKRALWPIYEAAERLELPVGIHAGSAYHNPPTAVGWGSYHIEDYVGQAQAFQTQLTSLIVEGVFAKYPRLKMVMLESGVSWISPYLWRLHKFWRGVRMETPWVDRAPLDIVRSNIRFSLQPFDAPPDEATLIRLFDHMQSDELVLFSTDYPHWQFEGQDALPEGLTPDLVRKIMIENPHATYPRLT is encoded by the coding sequence ATGGCGTCCCTGATCGCCGGCGGGGTGGATTGCGACGTGCATCCGGCCGTGCCGCATCTGACCAGCCTGCTGCCCCATCTGAACGACTATTGGCGCGATCAGGTGACGACGCGCGGCATGGTCGACCTCATCTCGCAATCCTATCCGCCGAGTTCGCCGATTACGGCGCGGCCCGACTGGCGCCCCGAGAGCGGCAAGCCGGGCGAGAGCCTCGACGACATGCAGCGCCATGTGCTCGATCCGTTTCAGCTCAGCTACGCCATCTGCAATCCGCTCTACGGCGTGCAGATGGTGTTTTCGGAAGATTTGCAGGCCGCCTTCTGCCGCGCGCTGAACGACTGGCTGGCGAAGGAGTGGCTCGATCGCGACAAGAGGCTGCGCGGCTCGATCGTGATCCCGACGCAAAGCGTCGAGAAGGCCGTGGCAGAAATCGAGCGCTGCGCGCACGATAAGCGCTTCGTCCAGGTCCTGATGCTTGTGATGGGCGACACGCCGCTCGGCAAGCGCGCGCTGTGGCCGATCTATGAAGCCGCGGAACGGCTGGAACTCCCGGTCGGCATTCACGCGGGTTCCGCCTATCACAATCCACCGACCGCAGTGGGATGGGGTTCCTATCACATCGAGGACTATGTCGGGCAGGCCCAGGCGTTCCAGACCCAGCTCACCAGCCTGATCGTCGAGGGCGTGTTCGCCAAATATCCGCGCCTGAAAATGGTGATGCTGGAATCCGGCGTCTCCTGGATCTCTCCCTATCTCTGGCGCCTGCACAAGTTCTGGCGCGGGGTGCGGATGGAGACGCCGTGGGTTGATCGCGCGCCGCTGGATATTGTGCGCAGCAACATCCGCTTCTCCTTACAGCCATTTGATGCGCCGCCAGACGAGGCGACATTAATTCGCCTGTTTGATCATATGCAGTCCGACGAATTGGTCCTATTCTCCACGGACTATCCGCACTGGCAGTTCGAGGGCCAGGACGCGCTGCCCGAAGGTCTCACCCCCGATCTCGTGCGCAAGATCATGATCGAAAATCCACATGCGACCTATCCCCGCCTGACGTGA
- a CDS encoding SDR family oxidoreductase: MEHPKYKIALIVGAGEGLSASLARLLAAQGVRVALAARKIEKLGALCSETGAKAYACNATEPDEVERLFGLVEREIGTPDLVVYNASGRTRGPFVDLVPADVAQAIAISAYGGFLVAQQAAKRMLPNKHGAILFTGASASVKGYAQSASFAMGKFALRGLAQSLARELSPQGIHVAHFVIDGGIRSAARTEAEDKPDSMLDPDAIAQSYWNVLQQPRSAWSWELELRPWVEKF; this comes from the coding sequence ATGGAACATCCGAAATACAAGATCGCCCTTATCGTCGGCGCCGGCGAAGGCCTGAGCGCTTCGCTGGCGCGCTTGCTGGCTGCGCAAGGCGTTCGCGTCGCGCTCGCCGCGCGCAAGATCGAGAAGCTGGGCGCGCTCTGCAGCGAGACCGGCGCCAAGGCCTATGCCTGCAACGCGACCGAGCCCGACGAGGTGGAGCGCCTGTTCGGCCTCGTCGAGCGCGAGATCGGCACGCCCGACCTCGTCGTCTACAACGCCAGCGGCCGCACCCGCGGGCCGTTCGTCGATCTCGTTCCGGCCGATGTGGCGCAGGCGATCGCGATCAGCGCCTATGGCGGCTTCCTGGTGGCGCAGCAGGCGGCAAAACGCATGCTGCCGAACAAGCACGGCGCGATCCTGTTCACCGGCGCCTCGGCCAGCGTCAAGGGATATGCGCAGTCGGCCTCCTTCGCGATGGGCAAGTTCGCGCTGCGCGGCCTCGCGCAGAGCCTGGCGCGCGAATTGTCGCCGCAAGGCATTCATGTCGCGCATTTTGTGATCGACGGCGGCATCCGCAGCGCGGCGCGGACGGAAGCCGAAGACAAGCCGGATTCGATGCTCGATCCCGACGCGATCGCGCAGAGCTATTGGAACGTGTTGCAGCAGCCGCGCAGCGCCTGGAGCTGGGAGCTCGAGCTGCGGCCCTGGGTGGAGAAGTTTTGA
- a CDS encoding DUF1127 domain-containing protein produces the protein MSTLTHNLMTNHHASGLIQQIGETLHVWHERYRNRRELTQWTARDLQDVGLSWTDIAYEADKPFWRA, from the coding sequence ATGTCTACCTTGACCCACAATTTGATGACAAATCATCATGCGTCCGGCTTGATCCAGCAGATCGGCGAGACCCTTCACGTCTGGCACGAGCGCTATCGCAACAGGCGCGAGCTCACCCAATGGACCGCGCGTGATCTTCAGGACGTCGGACTGTCCTGGACCGACATTGCCTACGAGGCTGACAAACCCTTCTGGCGGGCCTGA
- a CDS encoding nuclear transport factor 2 family protein, translated as MSQDLDQLTALNRDYVASVQNCDVKRFDEILATEFYCSNPDKTLVDRAAFLEQAARPITIRNLRERDVIIRIMGDFAVIHAATSYTTADGQQATGRYTDCWAKQNGKWLAVSAHVSR; from the coding sequence ATGAGCCAGGACCTCGATCAACTGACCGCCCTCAACCGTGACTACGTTGCCTCCGTGCAGAACTGCGACGTCAAGCGTTTCGACGAAATCCTGGCGACGGAGTTTTATTGCTCCAATCCCGACAAGACGCTGGTCGACCGTGCCGCCTTCCTGGAGCAGGCCGCGCGGCCGATCACGATCCGGAACTTGAGAGAGCGCGACGTCATCATCCGCATCATGGGCGACTTCGCCGTCATCCACGCCGCGACGAGCTACACCACGGCGGATGGCCAGCAGGCGACGGGGCGCTACACCGATTGCTGGGCAAAGCAAAATGGCAAGTGGCTCGCGGTGTCGGCACACGTGTCGCGGTGA
- a CDS encoding MFS transporter produces MAGPAASTNPPAIKSRIGAILRATSGNFLEQFDFFLFGFYAAAIGKAFFPSSDETASLLNTFGVFWLGALMRPVGAIVLGAYIDRIGRRQGLIVTLAIMAFGTVVIAFCPSYATIGIAAPIIVLIGRLLQGFSAGVELGGVSVYLSEISTPGNRGFYTSFQSSSQQVAIFVASILGYILSEVMPADTVAAWGWRIPFFVGCLIIPLIFVLRRTLEETPAFLAMKKHPTASEVFASALANWRIVILGMMIAILTTTTFYFVTVYTPTFGKTVLKLSTQDALLVTLLVAVTNFFWNPVGGALSDRIGRKSVLLTIAGLSLVTAYPALHWLVAAPSFGKLLAVEMMFSFYFGVYSGTMLGALVEIVPADVRTTCFSLAFALAAALFGTFTPFASTLLIEHTGDKASPGFWLMLAALLGIIAASTVYRGGGKAVPTYDAVPEPVAGH; encoded by the coding sequence ATGGCTGGACCAGCCGCATCGACCAATCCACCCGCGATCAAATCGCGCATCGGCGCCATCCTGCGCGCCACGTCAGGCAATTTTCTCGAACAGTTCGACTTCTTCCTGTTCGGCTTCTATGCGGCCGCGATCGGCAAGGCGTTCTTCCCGTCCTCTGATGAAACCGCATCGCTGCTCAACACCTTCGGCGTGTTCTGGCTCGGCGCCTTGATGCGGCCGGTCGGCGCGATCGTGCTCGGCGCTTACATCGACCGCATCGGCCGCCGCCAGGGCCTGATCGTCACCCTCGCCATCATGGCCTTCGGCACCGTCGTCATCGCATTCTGCCCGAGCTATGCGACCATCGGCATCGCCGCGCCCATCATCGTGCTGATCGGACGTTTGCTGCAGGGCTTCTCCGCCGGCGTCGAGCTCGGCGGCGTGTCGGTCTATCTCTCGGAGATCTCCACGCCGGGCAATCGCGGCTTCTACACCTCGTTCCAGTCGTCGAGCCAGCAGGTCGCGATCTTCGTTGCCTCGATCCTCGGTTACATCCTCTCGGAGGTGATGCCGGCCGACACCGTTGCCGCCTGGGGCTGGCGCATTCCCTTCTTCGTCGGCTGCTTGATCATTCCCCTGATCTTTGTCCTGCGGCGGACGCTGGAGGAGACGCCGGCCTTCCTCGCCATGAAGAAGCATCCGACGGCCAGCGAGGTGTTCGCCTCCGCGCTCGCCAACTGGCGCATCGTCATCCTCGGCATGATGATCGCGATCCTGACCACGACGACGTTCTACTTCGTCACCGTCTACACGCCGACCTTCGGCAAGACCGTGCTGAAGCTGTCGACGCAGGACGCGCTGCTGGTCACGCTGCTCGTCGCTGTCACCAACTTCTTCTGGAACCCGGTCGGCGGCGCGCTCTCCGACCGCATCGGCCGCAAGTCCGTGCTGCTCACCATCGCCGGCCTGTCGCTCGTCACGGCCTATCCTGCGCTGCACTGGCTGGTGGCGGCGCCGAGCTTCGGCAAGCTGCTCGCCGTCGAGATGATGTTCTCGTTCTATTTCGGCGTCTACAGCGGCACTATGCTCGGCGCGCTGGTCGAGATCGTGCCGGCGGATGTGCGCACCACCTGCTTCTCGCTCGCCTTCGCGCTCGCCGCCGCCCTGTTCGGCACCTTCACGCCGTTCGCCTCGACCTTGCTGATCGAGCATACCGGCGACAAGGCCTCGCCCGGCTTCTGGCTGATGCTCGCTGCGCTGCTTGGAATCATCGCGGCCTCGACGGTGTATCGCGGCGGCGGCAAGGCCGTGCCGACTTATGATGCGGTGCCGGAGCCGGTTGCGGGGCACTAA